Proteins encoded together in one Synechococcus sp. A15-62 window:
- the psbA gene encoding photosystem II q(b) protein, protein MTTTLQQRSGASSWQAFCEWVTSTNNRLYVGWFGVLMIPTLLAATICFVIAFVAAPPVDIDGIREPVAGSLIYGNNIISGAVVPSSNAIGLHFYPIWEAASLDEWLYNGGPFQLVVFHFLIGIYAYMGREWELSYRLGMRPWICVAYSAPVAAASAVFLVYPFGQGSFSDAMPLGISGTFNYMLVFQAEHNILMHPFHMLGVAGVFGGSLFSAMHGSLVTSSLVRETTESESQNYGYKFGQEEETYNIVAAHGYFGRLIFQYASFNNSRSLHFFLAAWPVVGIWFTALGVSTMAFNLNGFNFNQSILDGQGRVLNTWADVLNRAGLGMEVMHERNAHNFPLDLAAAESTPVALQAPAIG, encoded by the coding sequence ATGACCACCACCCTCCAGCAGCGCTCCGGCGCTTCCAGCTGGCAGGCCTTCTGTGAGTGGGTCACCTCCACCAACAACCGTCTGTATGTCGGTTGGTTCGGTGTGCTGATGATCCCCACACTGCTGGCTGCCACCATCTGTTTCGTCATCGCTTTCGTCGCCGCTCCTCCGGTCGACATCGATGGCATCCGTGAGCCCGTCGCTGGCTCCTTGATCTACGGCAACAACATCATCTCTGGTGCTGTTGTTCCTTCCAGCAACGCCATCGGCCTGCACTTCTACCCCATCTGGGAAGCTGCTTCCCTCGATGAGTGGCTGTACAACGGCGGCCCCTTCCAGCTGGTTGTTTTCCACTTCCTCATCGGCATCTACGCCTACATGGGTCGTGAGTGGGAACTCTCCTACCGCCTGGGCATGCGCCCCTGGATCTGCGTTGCCTACAGCGCACCTGTCGCTGCAGCCTCCGCTGTCTTCCTGGTTTACCCCTTCGGTCAGGGTTCCTTCTCTGACGCAATGCCCCTGGGCATCTCTGGCACCTTCAACTACATGTTGGTGTTCCAGGCCGAGCACAACATCCTGATGCACCCCTTCCACATGCTGGGCGTCGCAGGTGTTTTCGGCGGCAGCCTGTTCTCCGCCATGCACGGCTCCCTGGTGACCTCCTCCCTGGTGCGTGAAACCACCGAGAGCGAGTCCCAGAACTACGGCTACAAGTTCGGCCAAGAGGAAGAGACCTACAACATCGTGGCTGCCCACGGTTACTTCGGTCGCCTGATCTTCCAATACGCCTCCTTCAACAACAGCCGTAGCCTTCACTTCTTCCTGGCTGCCTGGCCTGTTGTCGGCATCTGGTTCACCGCCCTCGGCGTGTCAACCATGGCCTTCAACCTGAACGGCTTCAACTTCAACCAGTCCATCCTTGATGGTCAGGGCCGCGTCCTGAACACCTGGGCTGATGTGCTGAACCGTGCCGGCCTCGGCATGGAAGTGATGCACGAGCGCAACGCTCACAACTTCCCCCTCGACCTGGCTGCTGCTGAGTCCACTCCTGTGGCTCTGCAAGCTCCTGCCATCGGTTGA
- a CDS encoding photosystem II high light acclimation radical SAM protein → MAADVAPQQERVLLVRLPCNPIFPIGPIYLADHLHKCFPEMPQRILDLAALPVLDVHRVLEATVDQFQPTLLVFSWRDIQIYAPVDGRGGNPLQNSFEVFYARNPLKRLHGALGGLQLMSSHYGELHRNQRLVRQGLKRARRHQPAARAVLGGGAVSVFYEQLGKSLPKGTVVSIGEGEPLLEKLIQGHTLEGERCFVVGEKPRSGLIHEQPESRPKTACNYDYIASIWPQLDWYLEGGDFYVGVQTKRGCPHNCCYCVYTVVEGKQVRLNPVDEVVKEMRQLYDRGVRGFWFTDAQFIPARRYIEDAKELLRAIKAEGLTGIRWAAYIRADNLDSELAQLMVETGMSYFEIGITSGSQELVRKMRMGYNLRTVLESCRMLADAGFRDHVSVNYSFNVIDERPETIRQTVAYHRELEAIFGADLVEPAIFFIGLQPHTHLEQYGFDQGLIKPGYNPMSMMPWTARKLLWNPEPMGSTFGRVCLEAFDRNPADFGRTVMSLLERDYGVASLQEALRAPVAGRAALATAVR, encoded by the coding sequence ATGGCAGCTGACGTGGCACCACAACAAGAACGGGTGTTGCTGGTGCGGCTGCCCTGCAATCCGATCTTTCCGATCGGACCGATTTATCTCGCCGACCATCTCCACAAGTGTTTTCCGGAGATGCCCCAGCGCATCCTTGACCTGGCGGCTCTGCCGGTTCTGGATGTCCACCGCGTGCTGGAGGCCACCGTTGATCAGTTCCAGCCGACGCTGTTGGTTTTTTCCTGGAGAGACATTCAGATCTATGCGCCGGTCGATGGCCGTGGCGGCAACCCCCTACAGAACTCATTTGAGGTGTTCTATGCCCGAAATCCACTGAAACGTCTGCATGGCGCCTTGGGTGGGCTTCAGTTGATGAGCAGCCATTACGGCGAGCTGCACAGAAACCAGCGTCTGGTGCGTCAGGGCTTGAAACGTGCGCGACGCCACCAGCCTGCTGCTAGAGCAGTGCTCGGCGGTGGAGCCGTCAGTGTGTTCTATGAGCAACTCGGCAAGTCGCTCCCCAAGGGAACAGTTGTGTCTATCGGTGAGGGGGAGCCGCTGCTGGAGAAGTTGATCCAGGGTCACACCCTCGAGGGCGAACGTTGCTTCGTGGTTGGGGAGAAGCCACGTTCAGGCCTGATCCATGAGCAGCCGGAAAGTCGGCCCAAAACCGCCTGCAATTACGACTACATCGCCTCGATCTGGCCCCAGCTGGATTGGTACCTGGAAGGTGGTGATTTCTACGTCGGAGTTCAGACCAAGCGCGGTTGCCCTCACAACTGCTGTTACTGCGTCTACACGGTGGTGGAAGGCAAGCAGGTGCGTCTCAACCCCGTTGATGAGGTGGTGAAAGAGATGCGCCAGCTTTATGACCGCGGGGTGCGTGGTTTCTGGTTCACCGATGCTCAGTTCATTCCTGCGCGGCGCTACATCGAAGACGCCAAGGAACTGCTGCGGGCGATCAAAGCTGAAGGGCTGACCGGCATTCGTTGGGCCGCCTACATCCGCGCCGACAATCTGGACTCCGAATTGGCTCAGCTCATGGTGGAGACGGGCATGAGTTATTTCGAGATCGGCATTACGTCCGGTTCTCAGGAGCTCGTCCGCAAGATGCGTATGGGGTACAACCTGCGCACCGTTCTGGAGAGTTGTCGGATGCTGGCGGATGCGGGCTTCCGAGACCATGTGTCGGTGAATTACTCCTTCAATGTGATCGACGAGCGGCCGGAAACGATCCGTCAGACCGTGGCTTATCACCGTGAGCTGGAGGCCATTTTCGGCGCTGATTTGGTTGAGCCAGCAATCTTTTTCATCGGTTTGCAGCCCCATACCCACTTGGAGCAATACGGCTTTGATCAGGGTCTGATCAAGCCGGGTTACAACCCGATGAGCATGATGCCGTGGACGGCGCGCAAGCTGCTCTGGAACCCTGAACCGATGGGGAGCACCTTTGGCCGTGTGTGTCTTGAGGCTTTTGATCGCAATCCTGCGGATTTCGGTCGCACAGTTATGTCACTCCTCGAAAGGGATTACGGCGTGGCTTCGCTTCAGGAAGCGTTGCGAGCCCCTGTGGCCGGCCGGGCTGCCTTGGCAACGGCTGTGCGCTGA
- a CDS encoding CPBP family intramembrane glutamic endopeptidase, producing the protein MLQPLNRFLLLQPFWLPTVLFIPLLYALGWIAALPLTLIGLQTDQVSLTGTVLSFVLFIALMPRWVAMRWSAEQPWAALGICRSNRQEQPAPAAALLKGLLIAAGLLTVITSVVLLEGSGNWRGEVDATQLMNAVLLCLGVGFAEELIFRGWLWTELNQLMGSRRAALAQASIFSLVHTRFNLGLGAMSGLLIGLFLLGLVLARQRQSNRGSLWGCIGLHGGLVAGWFLLQSGLLQLSTNAPSWLVGPGGSAPNPLGGAVGLISLLILLLIQRTAVAKAARPATGARNAS; encoded by the coding sequence ATGCTGCAACCGCTGAACAGGTTCCTCCTGCTTCAGCCGTTCTGGCTGCCCACGGTTCTCTTCATTCCTCTGCTTTACGCGTTGGGGTGGATAGCAGCGCTTCCGTTAACCCTCATTGGGCTGCAAACAGATCAGGTCTCCCTCACCGGAACGGTGCTGAGTTTTGTGCTGTTCATCGCGCTGATGCCTCGATGGGTCGCCATGCGTTGGTCGGCTGAACAACCTTGGGCGGCCCTGGGCATCTGCCGATCAAACCGGCAAGAACAACCGGCGCCTGCAGCAGCTCTTCTCAAAGGTCTGCTCATTGCCGCAGGGCTGCTGACGGTGATCACAAGCGTCGTTCTGCTCGAAGGCTCGGGAAATTGGCGAGGCGAAGTGGATGCAACTCAGCTGATGAATGCTGTGTTGCTCTGCCTCGGCGTTGGCTTTGCAGAGGAATTGATTTTCCGCGGCTGGCTCTGGACGGAACTCAATCAATTGATGGGCTCGCGTCGTGCAGCCTTGGCTCAGGCCAGCATCTTCAGCCTCGTTCACACGCGCTTCAACCTGGGACTGGGTGCCATGAGCGGCCTGCTGATCGGCCTGTTTCTTCTGGGATTGGTGCTGGCCAGACAGCGTCAATCGAACCGGGGATCACTTTGGGGCTGCATCGGCCTACATGGCGGACTTGTCGCTGGATGGTTTTTGCTGCAGAGCGGCTTGCTTCAGCTGTCAACCAATGCGCCGTCGTGGTTGGTGGGCCCAGGAGGAAGCGCCCCAAACCCACTTGGGGGAGCTGTAGGACTGATCAGTTTGCTGATCCTGCTGCTGATTCAGCGCACAGCCGTTGCCAAGGCAGCCCGGCCGGCCACAGGGGCTCGCAACGCTTCCTGA
- the clpS gene encoding ATP-dependent Clp protease adapter ClpS has product MVMAVESPSQKPGGAAVLDKAPERVRKRSPRYKVLLHNDPVNSMEYVVATLQQVVPQLSEQDCMAVMLEAHNTGVGLVIVCDIEPAEFYCETLKSKGLTSSIEPEN; this is encoded by the coding sequence ATGGTCATGGCGGTGGAGTCTCCCAGCCAAAAACCAGGTGGTGCAGCTGTTCTGGACAAAGCACCAGAGAGGGTTCGCAAGCGGTCACCCCGCTACAAGGTGCTGCTGCACAACGATCCGGTGAATTCCATGGAATACGTGGTGGCCACCCTGCAGCAAGTTGTGCCGCAACTCAGCGAGCAGGACTGCATGGCGGTGATGCTGGAGGCCCACAACACAGGCGTGGGCTTGGTGATCGTGTGTGACATCGAGCCGGCTGAGTTCTATTGCGAGACGCTGAAATCCAAAGGCCTGACAAGCTCAATCGAGCCTGAAAACTAG
- a CDS encoding LL-diaminopimelate aminotransferase — MVQVNGNYLKLKAGYLFPEIGRRVKAFSSANPDAALIRLGIGDVTEPLPLACREAMKTAIDAMGTSEGFHGYGPEQGYGWLREAIAKNDFQARGCDISAEEIFVSDGSKCDSSNILDILGEGNKVAVTDPVYPVYVDSNVMAGRTGEAGEIGRYAGLTYLPISADNGFAAQIPREPVDLIYLCFPNNPTGAVATREQLQAWVNYARANGALILFDAAYEAFIQDPELPHSIFEIEGARDCAIEFRSFSKNAGFTGTRCAFTVVPKGLKGKAANGEAVELWGLWNRRQSTKFNGVSYIIQRGAEAVYSEAGQAEVKALVSFYMENAAIIRRELTAAGLTVYGGEHAPYVWIKTPEGMDSWGFFDHLLNKANVVGTPGSGFGAAGEGYFRLSAFNSRANVDEAMARIKAL, encoded by the coding sequence GTGGTTCAGGTCAACGGCAATTACCTCAAACTCAAGGCGGGCTACCTGTTCCCTGAGATCGGTCGGCGCGTCAAAGCGTTCAGCAGCGCCAATCCCGACGCAGCGCTGATCCGTCTGGGCATCGGTGATGTCACGGAGCCCCTGCCGCTGGCCTGCCGTGAAGCCATGAAAACCGCCATCGATGCGATGGGCACCTCCGAAGGCTTCCATGGCTACGGCCCCGAACAGGGCTATGGCTGGCTACGGGAGGCCATCGCCAAAAACGACTTCCAGGCCCGAGGCTGCGACATCAGTGCCGAGGAAATTTTTGTTTCCGACGGCTCCAAGTGCGACAGCAGCAACATCCTCGACATTCTCGGCGAGGGCAACAAAGTGGCCGTCACGGACCCTGTCTATCCGGTGTACGTGGACAGCAACGTGATGGCGGGTCGCACCGGCGAAGCCGGGGAGATCGGTCGCTATGCGGGACTGACCTACCTGCCGATCAGCGCGGACAACGGCTTTGCAGCGCAGATTCCCCGTGAACCGGTCGATCTGATCTACCTCTGCTTCCCCAACAACCCCACCGGTGCCGTCGCCACCCGGGAACAACTTCAAGCCTGGGTGAACTACGCCCGCGCCAATGGCGCACTGATCCTCTTCGATGCTGCCTATGAGGCCTTCATCCAGGATCCGGAACTCCCCCACTCCATCTTCGAGATCGAGGGGGCCCGGGACTGTGCCATCGAATTCCGTTCCTTCTCGAAAAACGCCGGCTTCACCGGCACCCGCTGTGCCTTCACCGTGGTGCCCAAGGGACTGAAAGGCAAAGCAGCCAACGGCGAAGCCGTGGAACTCTGGGGGCTGTGGAACCGACGTCAGAGCACCAAGTTCAACGGTGTGAGCTACATCATTCAGCGCGGAGCTGAGGCGGTTTACTCCGAAGCAGGTCAGGCCGAAGTGAAGGCACTGGTGAGCTTCTACATGGAGAACGCCGCGATCATTCGCCGCGAACTCACTGCTGCAGGCCTCACCGTTTATGGCGGCGAACACGCCCCCTACGTCTGGATCAAGACCCCTGAGGGCATGGACTCTTGGGGCTTCTTCGACCATCTGCTCAACAAGGCCAACGTGGTGGGCACACCCGGCAGCGGCTTTGGCGCCGCGGGCGAGGGGTATTTCCGCTTGTCCGCCTTCAACAGCCGCGCCAATGTGGATGAGGCCATGGCTCGCATCAAAGCCCTGTGA